One part of the Synergistaceae bacterium genome encodes these proteins:
- a CDS encoding ABC transporter ATP-binding protein has product MSKLNGSLYNISALKHRYGTGDVTLNIPSLSIEEGDVMGVVGPNGSGKSTFLKILAFLEPISEGSILYKGNKSSGIETELREEITYLLQEPYLLKRTIFENIAYGLKLRGKNFNVKERVCDSLLRVGLNPDNFINRPWYRLSGGEAQRVALAMRLALRPKVLLLDEPTANVDEQSAQLVKAAALSAWKEWGTTVIIATHDLTWLHEVSTVIVTLYKGRIVGKEAENIIQGSWEINGDFAVRNFSDGQIIRGFCCETENILAGSISPSKIKITTVEQPRSDSLNIIKGTVVQTTLDSKKESVYVFVKVGESMIKVLMPLGQMQKDKIYPSTQVWISFSPNNLNWLY; this is encoded by the coding sequence ATTTCTAAATTAAACGGAAGTCTCTATAACATAAGCGCTTTGAAACATAGGTACGGTACGGGTGATGTAACTCTAAACATCCCTTCTCTTTCGATAGAGGAAGGTGATGTTATGGGGGTTGTGGGGCCTAATGGAAGTGGGAAGTCCACTTTTCTAAAAATATTGGCATTCCTTGAACCTATTTCTGAAGGAAGTATTTTATATAAGGGGAATAAATCTTCCGGAATCGAAACCGAATTGCGCGAAGAAATCACATATCTTCTGCAGGAACCATATCTCCTAAAACGAACCATTTTTGAAAACATTGCTTATGGACTAAAACTTCGCGGAAAGAATTTTAATGTTAAAGAGCGGGTATGTGATTCCCTTTTAAGAGTAGGGCTTAATCCGGACAATTTTATAAATAGGCCATGGTACAGACTTTCTGGCGGAGAGGCACAAAGGGTCGCTCTGGCAATGCGTTTGGCACTACGCCCCAAGGTATTGCTTCTTGATGAGCCAACGGCCAATGTAGATGAACAAAGTGCACAGTTGGTGAAAGCAGCGGCTCTTTCTGCATGGAAAGAATGGGGTACGACCGTTATAATAGCGACACATGATTTGACTTGGCTACATGAGGTATCTACGGTAATTGTCACCCTATATAAAGGGCGTATTGTCGGCAAAGAGGCGGAGAACATTATTCAGGGAAGCTGGGAAATCAACGGAGATTTCGCAGTTCGAAATTTTTCTGACGGTCAAATTATTCGAGGATTTTGTTGTGAAACAGAAAATATTTTGGCCGGTTCAATAAGTCCTTCAAAAATTAAGATAACAACAGTTGAACAACCTCGCTCAGATAGCCTAAATATTATTAAAGGAACTGTCGTACAGACAACGCTTGATTCCAAAAAAGAAAGCGTATATGTCTTCGTAAAAGTTGGAGAATCGATGATAAAAGTGCTCATGCCTCTTGGACAGATGCAAAAAGATAAAATTTATCCATCAACGCAGGTTTGGATTTCTTTTTCTCCTAACAACTTAAACTGGTTGTATTAA
- a CDS encoding ABC transporter permease encodes MDFILEGLAQGIKLIFSMDEETANIVTTTLRLTALSMFGILSLGLPLGFLIGYHDFPGKSFLRYLVDILLSLPTVVIGLLVYAFICRNGPFGRYELLFTIRGMAIGQLILGLPIVIAYTATVVEELDSRLKMTLKTVGASGFQLAITSLWESRFQILVAALTSYGRIIGEVGSAMMLGGNIKWYTRTITTAISLETGKGDFALGIALGVILIAISIVLNFTLSLIRRRTEKLQFLN; translated from the coding sequence TTGGACTTTATATTAGAGGGTTTGGCTCAGGGCATAAAACTAATCTTTTCAATGGATGAAGAGACCGCCAATATTGTGACAACAACTTTGCGTCTTACAGCTTTGTCTATGTTCGGCATACTTTCTCTGGGCCTTCCACTTGGGTTCCTCATAGGCTATCACGATTTTCCTGGCAAATCATTTCTGCGCTATTTGGTAGATATACTCCTTTCCTTGCCGACAGTGGTAATAGGGTTGCTTGTATATGCTTTTATCTGTCGCAATGGTCCATTTGGTAGATATGAACTTCTTTTTACTATAAGAGGCATGGCTATTGGTCAATTAATATTAGGATTGCCTATAGTAATAGCTTATACTGCGACGGTCGTGGAAGAATTAGATAGTAGACTCAAAATGACTCTTAAAACGGTGGGTGCTTCGGGTTTTCAACTCGCTATAACGAGTTTATGGGAAAGTAGATTTCAAATACTGGTTGCAGCTCTTACGTCATATGGCAGGATAATTGGCGAAGTCGGTTCAGCTATGATGCTTGGAGGCAATATTAAGTGGTATACCAGAACAATAACTACGGCCATCTCACTGGAAACAGGCAAAGGGGATTTCGCATTGGGAATAGCTTTAGGAGTAATTCTTATTGCGATATCAATTGTCTTGAATTTTACTCTCTCTCTCATTCGACGTAGAACGGAGAAATTACAATTTCTAAATTAA
- a CDS encoding solute-binding protein, with protein sequence MKIKKYRSIITTLVLCLFLFGGSAQAAPVLKMATTTSTDNTGLLDYLAPILLKDTNIEIKWISVGTGKALNHGRNGDVDVVLTHDPAAEDKFMAEGAATNRRQVMYNDFVLIGPDSDPAGIKGKPVTEALKIIADKKLPLVSRADKSGTHSAELKLLDKAGIKDFDKASWYVQAGQGMLKTINIADERQGYCLTDRGTFVKYDAALKGKKGLVIVVEGDKNLLNQYSVMAVNPAKHAHVKYDLALKYIEWITSPKVQKDIAGFKLEGKQLFFPNANGK encoded by the coding sequence ATGAAAATCAAAAAGTATCGCTCCATAATTACGACTCTTGTTCTTTGTCTTTTTCTTTTTGGAGGGAGCGCACAAGCAGCTCCAGTGCTCAAGATGGCGACAACAACTAGCACAGACAACACAGGGCTTTTGGATTACCTTGCCCCCATTCTTCTTAAAGATACAAATATTGAAATCAAGTGGATTTCAGTGGGTACTGGGAAAGCGCTTAATCACGGCAGAAACGGAGATGTGGACGTGGTTCTGACTCATGATCCGGCGGCAGAGGATAAGTTTATGGCCGAGGGAGCTGCGACTAATCGTCGGCAAGTAATGTACAACGACTTCGTACTTATAGGTCCCGATAGTGACCCAGCCGGAATAAAGGGAAAACCTGTCACAGAAGCGTTGAAAATTATTGCGGATAAAAAACTACCCCTTGTCAGCCGCGCTGATAAATCAGGAACACACTCCGCCGAACTTAAACTTCTTGATAAGGCGGGAATAAAAGATTTTGATAAGGCTTCTTGGTATGTACAAGCTGGACAAGGAATGTTAAAAACAATCAATATCGCTGACGAGAGACAGGGTTATTGCCTCACCGACCGTGGGACTTTTGTAAAGTATGATGCAGCATTAAAAGGGAAAAAAGGACTGGTCATTGTTGTAGAAGGAGATAAAAATCTTTTAAATCAGTACAGTGTAATGGCGGTTAACCCTGCCAAGCATGCCCATGTCAAATATGATTTGGCACTTAAGTATATTGAGTGGATTACATCTCCAAAAGTACAAAAGGATATAGCCGGTTTTAAACTAGAAGGAAAACAGCTGTTCTTTCCCAACGCAAATGGCAAGTAG
- a CDS encoding adenosylcobalamin-dependent ribonucleoside-diphosphate reductase produces the protein MIIMLIKPSFNKSAQDILLDRYLWKDDNGAVKETPEQMLLRIAKHVSSAEKTTPLQYKWADEYYEIMAKLLFLPNSPTIMNAGRPAPHGQLAACFVIGIEDSMESICEAIRKQMLIHKSGGGTGFNFSNLRGCGAKVNSTNGRASGPISFMSLFDKATETVQQGGMRRGANMGILNVDHDDIREFIHCKDQDGTISNFNISVGIFDDFMEKAQANPDGEEAALLYDIAESAWRSGDPGIIFLDAINRGNTTPDLGPLTSTNPCGESPLYANEACNLGSINLSKMVKDGKFDFELLKDVTAVATRFLDSVIDVNHYPLPEIGEAVTLTRKIGLGVMGWADLLFQLLIPYDSDEALDLADQIMSTIQETSHSVSVALGKEKGIPASLEHLGRRNATLTCIAPTGTIALLADCSSGIEPLFALEHSRVRTQIDGTKVVMKQANRYYEKAMKNNLSEDIINSVFITSHQVAPISHVKTQGVFQKYTDLAVSKTINLSNDSTVQDVIDSYTLAWKEGCKGITIYRDGSKSVQVLYRKEEDAAKKPEAENTKEPVPVLATTAKKPLKLMLKRNSY, from the coding sequence ATGATTATAATGCTAATAAAACCATCATTTAATAAGTCTGCGCAAGACATTTTGTTGGATCGCTATCTTTGGAAAGATGACAATGGCGCCGTAAAAGAAACACCGGAACAGATGTTGCTAAGAATTGCAAAACACGTATCTTCAGCGGAGAAAACAACTCCTTTGCAGTACAAATGGGCTGATGAGTACTATGAAATTATGGCGAAACTTTTGTTTTTGCCCAACAGTCCCACAATAATGAATGCCGGCCGACCCGCCCCCCACGGTCAGCTAGCTGCCTGTTTTGTTATAGGCATAGAAGATTCAATGGAAAGTATTTGTGAAGCTATCCGTAAACAAATGCTTATACATAAAAGTGGTGGTGGTACCGGCTTTAATTTTTCCAATCTTCGTGGCTGCGGAGCTAAAGTAAACAGCACAAACGGACGTGCTTCGGGCCCGATTTCATTTATGAGTCTTTTTGATAAAGCCACAGAAACAGTTCAGCAGGGCGGTATGCGTCGCGGTGCAAATATGGGAATACTAAACGTAGACCATGACGATATTCGTGAATTTATCCACTGTAAAGATCAGGATGGCACGATAAGCAATTTTAATATTTCCGTAGGAATATTTGATGACTTTATGGAGAAAGCTCAAGCAAATCCTGATGGAGAAGAAGCCGCTCTCCTTTACGATATTGCAGAATCTGCATGGCGCTCCGGTGATCCCGGCATTATTTTCTTGGATGCTATAAACCGTGGCAATACAACCCCTGATTTAGGGCCGCTTACAAGTACCAATCCCTGTGGAGAGTCTCCGCTTTATGCCAATGAGGCATGCAATTTGGGATCAATAAACCTTTCAAAAATGGTTAAAGATGGCAAGTTTGATTTTGAACTGTTAAAGGATGTCACAGCAGTTGCAACACGCTTCCTTGATAGCGTTATAGATGTAAACCACTATCCTCTACCTGAGATAGGAGAAGCGGTAACTTTAACAAGAAAAATCGGACTCGGCGTCATGGGGTGGGCGGACTTGCTCTTCCAGCTTCTTATTCCTTACGACAGTGACGAAGCATTGGATTTGGCGGATCAAATCATGTCTACAATACAAGAGACATCACATTCTGTTTCTGTTGCTCTCGGAAAAGAAAAAGGCATCCCTGCGTCATTGGAACACCTCGGACGTCGCAACGCCACTTTGACATGTATTGCTCCGACAGGAACTATTGCTTTATTGGCAGATTGCTCTTCCGGGATTGAACCTCTTTTTGCGTTAGAGCATTCAAGAGTGAGAACTCAAATAGATGGGACAAAGGTTGTAATGAAACAGGCCAATCGCTACTATGAGAAAGCCATGAAAAACAATTTATCCGAAGACATTATTAATTCTGTCTTTATTACGTCTCATCAAGTCGCACCGATATCACACGTAAAGACACAAGGGGTTTTTCAAAAATATACAGATCTTGCTGTTTCCAAAACAATAAATCTCTCTAATGACAGCACAGTTCAAGATGTTATTGATTCCTATACCCTTGCTTGGAAAGAAGGTTGTAAAGGGATTACAATTTATCGTGACGGATCGAAATCCGTGCAAGTTCTTTACCGCAAAGAGGAAGATGCCGCAAAAAAACCTGAAGCAGAAAACACAAAAGAACCTGTTCCAGTCCTTGCAACAACAGCAAAGAAACCCTTAAAACTTATGCTTAAACGTAACAGCTACTAA